In Chitinophaga sp. HK235, a single window of DNA contains:
- a CDS encoding TIGR02117 family protein, whose amino-acid sequence MKKVFKIFSYTLLTFCLLAGLYLSSAYILSRMSTPKEQVADADIPIYILTNGVHTDLVVPVRTEQIDWSTRIPFGNTIANDSSAQLLAFGWGDKGFYLQTPTWADLKFSTAFKAAFALSTAAIHATYYRQLQENESCRKIMINKSQYARLIQFISNSFKPGTDGMPIKINTNANYGNGDAFYEAKGRYNLFYTCNTWANDGLKSCGQKACRWTIFDTGIFYHYRK is encoded by the coding sequence TTGAAGAAAGTCTTTAAAATTTTTTCCTATACGCTATTAACCTTTTGCCTGCTGGCTGGCCTGTACCTTTCATCGGCGTATATCCTTTCCCGTATGAGTACTCCGAAAGAACAGGTCGCAGATGCTGATATTCCTATTTACATACTCACTAACGGTGTACATACAGATCTGGTGGTACCTGTCCGCACGGAGCAGATCGATTGGAGTACCCGCATTCCTTTTGGCAACACTATAGCCAATGATAGCAGTGCTCAGCTGCTGGCTTTCGGCTGGGGAGATAAGGGCTTTTACCTGCAAACACCCACCTGGGCCGATCTTAAATTCAGTACAGCATTCAAAGCGGCTTTTGCCTTAAGTACTGCCGCTATCCATGCTACTTATTATCGCCAACTGCAGGAAAATGAAAGTTGCCGCAAGATCATGATTAATAAATCCCAGTATGCAAGATTAATCCAATTTATCAGTAATAGCTTTAAACCAGGCACAGATGGTATGCCGATCAAGATAAATACAAATGCTAATTACGGTAATGGCGACGCTTTTTACGAAGCCAAAGGGAGATATAACCTGTTTTATACCTGTAATACCTGGGCTAACGATGGGTTAAAAAGCTGTGGACAAAAGGCCTGCCGCTGGACCATCTTTGACACAGGAATATTTTATCACTACAGGAAGTAA
- a CDS encoding right-handed parallel beta-helix repeat-containing protein translates to MRKTDLLLQKICGSLLPLCLLYITGCHKPGAPGSQKEPGNPSNSEANVWPSSPPAEICGNTQLLTGPSAAPAGAITVPAGDNKGFNFKVEGATFWLAPGVHTIGDDPFSQIIPENNTTFIGGPGAILDGQHINHYAFTQRAVNVTIRYLTIRNFMAPRDEGVVNHDAGDKWTIEYNTISNNKGAGLMAGPNNVYRYNCIKDNGQYGINSCCGTETNEVVNFVLDHNEIAGNNTDDWESKIDGCGCTGGVKFWINKNARVTNNWVHNNKGVGLWLDNNNRGFVIENNYINDNDGNGLMIEAGYDASVRFNNFKKNAIVAGMENARKGDYFPVPAVYISEAGSPRGFNLKTSPMLISNNNFENNWGGVVLWENANRYSGSSANTHRAGTIKMRSLYDDSPCKSGLPDVIPGSVVNKFVCRWSTENVVVENNDFRIDKALLGCTGGNYCGINGIFSEYGTFPEFSGYQIPWRITFQQDNIFRNNHYYGDWQFAGFEVTAPDGSRVSWNNWTAPAPPVPDKPTTDNRPQTFGQDKGSTYVK, encoded by the coding sequence ATGAGAAAAACTGATTTACTATTGCAAAAGATCTGTGGATCTTTACTTCCGTTGTGCCTCCTCTATATCACGGGATGTCATAAGCCTGGTGCACCAGGCTCCCAAAAGGAACCCGGAAATCCGTCTAATTCTGAAGCAAATGTGTGGCCATCGTCGCCACCGGCTGAAATCTGTGGCAATACGCAATTACTGACGGGACCCAGCGCTGCGCCAGCGGGTGCTATTACAGTGCCGGCAGGTGATAACAAAGGTTTCAACTTTAAAGTCGAAGGAGCCACTTTCTGGCTGGCACCTGGTGTACATACAATAGGCGATGATCCATTCAGCCAGATTATACCTGAGAACAATACTACATTTATTGGCGGCCCTGGTGCCATCCTGGATGGTCAGCATATCAATCATTATGCGTTTACACAGCGGGCTGTCAATGTGACGATCCGTTATCTTACCATCCGCAACTTCATGGCGCCGCGCGACGAAGGTGTTGTCAACCATGATGCCGGCGATAAATGGACCATTGAATATAATACCATCTCCAATAACAAAGGCGCCGGTCTGATGGCTGGGCCTAATAATGTTTACCGTTATAATTGCATAAAAGACAATGGTCAATATGGAATTAACTCCTGTTGCGGAACTGAAACCAACGAGGTAGTAAATTTTGTATTGGATCATAATGAAATTGCAGGTAACAATACCGATGATTGGGAGAGCAAAATCGATGGATGTGGTTGTACCGGTGGCGTAAAGTTCTGGATCAACAAGAATGCCAGGGTTACGAATAATTGGGTGCATAATAATAAAGGGGTAGGCTTATGGCTGGATAATAATAATCGTGGCTTCGTCATTGAAAATAATTATATCAATGATAATGATGGAAACGGATTAATGATAGAAGCCGGTTATGATGCCAGCGTACGTTTCAATAACTTTAAGAAGAATGCGATCGTTGCTGGTATGGAGAATGCGCGTAAAGGAGATTATTTTCCGGTTCCTGCAGTATATATTTCCGAAGCCGGCAGTCCACGTGGATTTAATCTGAAAACCTCCCCCATGCTGATCAGCAACAATAACTTTGAGAATAACTGGGGAGGTGTAGTGCTGTGGGAAAATGCAAACAGGTATAGTGGATCCAGCGCCAACACCCATCGGGCGGGCACAATAAAGATGAGAAGCCTGTACGATGATTCTCCCTGCAAATCCGGTTTGCCGGATGTTATTCCTGGTAGTGTTGTAAATAAATTTGTTTGTCGCTGGTCAACAGAAAATGTGGTGGTAGAGAATAATGATTTCAGAATAGATAAAGCGCTGCTGGGATGTACAGGAGGAAATTACTGCGGTATCAATGGAATATTTTCTGAGTACGGCACATTTCCTGAATTCAGTGGTTACCAGATTCCCTGGCGGATCACCTTTCAGCAGGATAATATTTTCCGTAATAATCATTATTACGGCGACTGGCAATTTGCCGGATTTGAAGTGACTGCACCTGATGGCTCCCGTGTATCATGGAACAACTGGACAGCCCCCGCACCTCCCGTACCCGATAAGCCCACAACAGACAACCGTCCTCAAACATTTGGGCAGGATAAGGGTAGTACTTATGTGAAGTAG